The following are encoded in a window of Halosolutus halophilus genomic DNA:
- a CDS encoding DUF998 domain-containing protein → MTVIMLAAAMAPGYDFGAAAISDLGVIAETALVFNISLIVAGLCNLLGGFYFYQTHGKRWLFAIFALAGIGAIGAGVFPLDTGGLHSLFALLAFVFFNVQALGTATRLSGVMRAISVLAGGIGLVFVVLMAAGDAGNTAAFGPIGHGGTERMIVYPVMLWLVAFGGYLLGSPDRPDTLVHRGE, encoded by the coding sequence ATGACGGTCATCATGCTTGCAGCAGCGATGGCCCCTGGCTACGACTTCGGTGCGGCTGCCATCAGTGACCTCGGCGTCATCGCCGAGACCGCGCTGGTGTTCAATATCTCGCTCATCGTCGCCGGCCTGTGCAACCTCCTTGGCGGGTTCTACTTCTACCAGACCCACGGAAAACGCTGGCTCTTCGCCATCTTCGCACTCGCCGGCATCGGTGCGATCGGTGCCGGCGTCTTCCCGCTCGATACCGGCGGACTCCACTCGCTGTTCGCACTCCTCGCGTTCGTGTTCTTCAACGTACAGGCCCTCGGGACTGCAACTCGACTCTCCGGCGTAATGCGGGCGATATCGGTCCTCGCCGGTGGTATTGGGCTCGTGTTCGTTGTGCTCATGGCGGCGGGTGATGCCGGCAATACGGCGGCGTTCGGCCCTATCGGCCACGGGGGGACCGAACGAATGATCGTCTACCCAGTGATGCTCTGGCTGGTAGCCTTCGGTGGCTACCTGCTCGGGAGCCCCGACCGACCCGATACACTCGTCCATCGAGGCGAGTGA
- a CDS encoding spore germination protein GerW family protein — protein sequence MNDRERLSAIGDRLQDHAGVTQVYGEPVAHDGKTIVPVAKVAYGFGGGYESGGREDVDTAAENREAGEGGGMGGGVWATPTGVVEITNQDTRFIPFGDTRKRAVMAGLWFVFGYVLGRK from the coding sequence ATGAACGACAGGGAACGACTCTCTGCAATCGGTGATCGTCTTCAGGACCACGCGGGCGTCACCCAAGTGTACGGCGAGCCCGTCGCACACGACGGGAAAACGATCGTTCCCGTCGCAAAGGTAGCGTACGGATTCGGGGGCGGATACGAATCGGGCGGCCGCGAGGACGTCGATACTGCAGCCGAGAACCGAGAAGCCGGCGAGGGAGGCGGGATGGGCGGCGGTGTCTGGGCTACTCCGACCGGTGTCGTGGAAATAACGAACCAGGATACCCGATTCATCCCGTTCGGTGACACACGGAAGCGTGCGGTAATGGCTGGTCTGTGGTTCGTTTTCGGGTATGTACTCGGTCGGAAGTAA